The sequence AAAATTTGATTCTTTTATCCACGACATTTGCTTTTTCACGCAATGCTTCATAAACCTCAAATTGCACTCTGTTTTGCATGCCGGACATGATTCTTTTCTGAATGGCATCGGGGTCGGTCATCTCAGGAGCTTCAATAATGTCAGAAACATATACGGCAAATGTACCGGTGTTTCCTTTAATGGGTTTGGACAATTGACCTTTGTCAAGTGAAAATATTTTTCCCTGCAAAAAGGGCTCCCGGCCAACATTAGGAATAGAATAATTGGCAAATGTGATACCAAAGGCATTCTCTACAGGCAATTTCAACTGTCCTGATAGTTCTTGTAAAGAAGTGTAGGTGCCGAATTCTTGAGAAAACATTTGATATTTTTTCTCTTTTAACACTTCACGTTTCACGTCTTCTTTGACAAATTCCAAGGGGGCTATGCCTTTTTCGTATACTTCTTTAATCACTGCTACTACAATTTTGTTGTCGAAACGCATGGGTTCGCTAATTTCATTTTTATCGTTGTTGAAAGCCCATCTGACCAATTCACGTGCTCCTGCAATGTCATTGATAAGACGATCGTTGGGTTTGACATTTGCTTCGCGCAGGATATATCCTTTTTCTTTGGCAATTTTTTCGAATGATTCGGCATCGGTGACTTCAAAGGAAAAGCTGGAGGCCTCGTTATATGCCTGTTCAAAAGTTTCATTGCCCGGTTCAACTCTTCTTTCTATGATGCCCACGAGTGCTTTTCTGACGGGTTTACCGATATCTTCGACCCTGATTAAATGAACTCCAAATTCTGATTTAACAATTTTCATTTCGCCCTTTTTGGCAGAAAAGCAAGCGTCGTTAAAGGGTTTTACCATGACACCTTCTGTAAACCAGCCCAAATCGCCTCCTTTTTGGGCAGATCCAAAATCTTGCGAAAATTCTTTTGCGAGATCTTCAAATTTGGCTTTTCCTTGTTCTATTAATTTTTTTAAACTGTCGGCTTTTGCAAATGCAGCACTATCGCCTTGCTCCTCAATATTGATTAAAATATGCCGTGCTTTGACACTGTCGGGAGCTTCTTTAAATTTAATTACTTTCGCTATTTGATATACATTGCCTTCCATGACCGGGGGCAGCACTGTGCCTTCTGGCTTGTTGAAAGCAACAGTGTCAAAAGCCAAAGGCAATCCTTTTCCGGGAGAATAATATTGTGGATTCATGGGGTTGTCGGAATTGTTGAGTATAAACAATGTGTCTTCTTTAGGGTCTTTTATGGCTGCCCATTCTTCTACAATATCTTCAGCCCATTTACGTGCTTCCTCAAAATCTTTCTGAGTAGGATAGATGTCCCAACTGACGTATAAAATTTCTCTTGATTCGTCTTGTTTATACAAATTTTTGTGTTCGCTGTAATATTCTTCAATTTCATCATCACTGATACTGACAAGTGAATCGGGCAATGATTCGTATCTTTTCACTACATATTGAATGTTCATTTTTTTGTTGTTGTTGACATGATCGATTTTTGCTTCTATAGAAGTGGCATATAGACCTTTTTTGATCAATGTATAGTATTTGTTTCTCAAGCGTTCTTTTGCAATGAAATCTTCAAATTGCAACCATTGGGCTTTTGCTTTTCCGGATGGGTCTTGATCCATGTTTTTCAAAAATCGTATAACGTCTTGTGTGTTAAATTCTCCGGTTTGAGGATTGGTAAATGCTTGTTTTACTTGCGGGTGAATGTTTTTTCCTTGAATCATGTCAAAAAGTTCTTCGGGGCTCACATCCAGACCTAATTTGGCAATTTCTTTGTCGATCAGCTTTTCGGTAAGAATTTGATACCAAACCTGTTCTCTGATGGTTTGAACAACGTCTGCAGTGGCCGGTTGTTGCTGTCTTTCTTCATAATTGGCAACTTCGCGATTGACGCGGTTTTCAAACTCCAAGACCGATATTTCTTCTCCGGCAATTTCTCCCACACTTCTGTCTTGAGAATTAAAAGCACCACGGTTGCTTAAGAAATCGTTAAGAATAAAAGCAAGCAACGATCCGCCTATCAATACCAGCAAGAGAATTGAAAATTTTTCTCTGATTTTTCCTATTAATGCCATTGTAAAATAATTTTAAACGGGCTGCGAATATACTAAAGTTCCTAAAACCAATAACTTTTTTTGACAACAAGTTTGCAACTCAAAGTGTAAAAGGTATTAAGAATTTTTGCAATTAATCGTTGATTTTTAGCAATACTAAATCAATGGTTTTATTGTTGACTTGTTTGACGATGATGGTATAATTGTCAATAACAATTCTATCGTTGGGTTTAGGGATAGATTGCATATGATGTAAAACAAGCCCGGCCAGTGTGGAGTAATTTTCATTTTCAGGAATTTCCCAACCATATTTTTTGTTAAGATAATCAACTTCCAGACGTCCGGATAAAAGGTATTCGTTGTCTGAAATTTTCTTTTCGGTCAATTCTTGTTCGTCATGTTCGTCTTCTATTTCTCCAAAAATTTGTTCAACGATATCTTCTATAGACACTATGCCTGCCGTTCCTCCAAATTCATCAAGCACCACTGCTATGCTCTTCCTTTGTTTGATTAATTGTTTGAGTGCATTTTGGGCACTCATGGTTTCGGGCAAATAAATGGTGCTTTTTAGCACCTGTTTGATACTTTCAGGTTTTTTATACATTTCAAAAGAATGCACATAACCAATGATGTTGTCGATGTTGTCTCTATAAACCAATATTTTAGAGTAGCCGGTTTCAATAAATAACTTTTTTAATTGTTCGATGGGTTGATCTATTTCAATGGCGCAAATTTCTGTCCGGGGAACCATACAATCGCGTATTTTCAGGTTGGTAAACTCAAGTGCGTTTTTCAATATTTCAAGTTCGTTGTATAAATTTTCTTCTACTTCTTCGTTGATATTTTCTATCATGTGATCAAGGTCGTGTTTGGAAAATATTCTTTTGTTTTCTTGTTGATGGTTGCCTGTGATTTTATAGATTAGCAAGATAAATTGATTTACTAAAAAAACAATAGGATAAAAAATTATGTAAAAAAGAAACATCAATGGAAAGAAAGTTT comes from Vicingaceae bacterium and encodes:
- a CDS encoding peptidylprolyl isomerase, whose product is MALIGKIREKFSILLLVLIGGSLLAFILNDFLSNRGAFNSQDRSVGEIAGEEISVLEFENRVNREVANYEERQQQPATADVVQTIREQVWYQILTEKLIDKEIAKLGLDVSPEELFDMIQGKNIHPQVKQAFTNPQTGEFNTQDVIRFLKNMDQDPSGKAKAQWLQFEDFIAKERLRNKYYTLIKKGLYATSIEAKIDHVNNNKKMNIQYVVKRYESLPDSLVSISDDEIEEYYSEHKNLYKQDESREILYVSWDIYPTQKDFEEARKWAEDIVEEWAAIKDPKEDTLFILNNSDNPMNPQYYSPGKGLPLAFDTVAFNKPEGTVLPPVMEGNVYQIAKVIKFKEAPDSVKARHILINIEEQGDSAAFAKADSLKKLIEQGKAKFEDLAKEFSQDFGSAQKGGDLGWFTEGVMVKPFNDACFSAKKGEMKIVKSEFGVHLIRVEDIGKPVRKALVGIIERRVEPGNETFEQAYNEASSFSFEVTDAESFEKIAKEKGYILREANVKPNDRLINDIAGARELVRWAFNNDKNEISEPMRFDNKIVVAVIKEVYEKGIAPLEFVKEDVKREVLKEKKYQMFSQEFGTYTSLQELSGQLKLPVENAFGITFANYSIPNVGREPFLQGKIFSLDKGQLSKPIKGNTGTFAVYVSDIIEAPEMTDPDAIQKRIMSGMQNRVQFEVYEALREKANVVDKRIKFY
- a CDS encoding hemolysin produces the protein MTTTFFLIILGLVLSAFFSGMEMAFITANRLKIEIDNQQGKWYGRVLSKFVDDPAPLITTFLVGNNIALVIFGLSFNELFDPVVQQWIKENYLQLIITTIASTAIVLVFAEFIPKIIFGLQSDAALQTFFPLMFLFYIIFYPIVFLVNQFILLIYKITGNHQQENKRIFSKHDLDHMIENINEEVEENLYNELEILKNALEFTNLKIRDCMVPRTEICAIEIDQPIEQLKKLFIETGYSKILVYRDNIDNIIGYVHSFEMYKKPESIKQVLKSTIYLPETMSAQNALKQLIKQRKSIAVVLDEFGGTAGIVSIEDIVEQIFGEIEDEHDEQELTEKKISDNEYLLSGRLEVDYLNKKYGWEIPENENYSTLAGLVLHHMQSIPKPNDRIVIDNYTIIVKQVNNKTIDLVLLKIND